One Antarctobacter heliothermus DNA segment encodes these proteins:
- a CDS encoding LysR family transcriptional regulator produces MTLELRLIRSFVCLSEELNFSRAAERLHIAQPALSRQIMALEATLGVQLLHRTKRKVELTTAGATFRNRCYRLLSDVTEAEYEVRRVAAGQEGALAISFIHSSTYGMLPPILNNFRTRFPRVELKLFEMTIAEQIQALRAGKVDIGLLRPPISDDTLDSRPVGTQKFMVALPSSHPHAQAGRISLCALKDDPFVLFERQQSSLFYSRIIAMCEAAGFVPKVSQQATQIHTVVGLVGAGMGVSIVPEVAKNLQLPTVSFAQIEDNPAGVDVCLAWRKDNTLPTLSSFADIAATAAREYLGGS; encoded by the coding sequence ATGACCCTCGAACTGCGCCTAATCCGAAGCTTTGTCTGCCTGTCAGAAGAGTTGAATTTCTCACGAGCGGCAGAGCGACTGCACATCGCGCAGCCCGCGCTGAGCCGGCAGATCATGGCACTAGAGGCGACATTGGGCGTTCAGCTGCTTCACCGCACCAAACGAAAGGTGGAATTGACCACTGCCGGGGCGACCTTTCGCAATCGCTGTTACCGGCTGCTTTCGGACGTAACAGAGGCCGAGTATGAGGTGCGGCGTGTCGCTGCGGGCCAAGAAGGCGCACTGGCTATCAGCTTTATCCACTCCTCGACCTACGGAATGCTGCCGCCGATCCTAAACAACTTTCGGACCCGATTTCCCCGCGTTGAACTTAAACTTTTCGAGATGACGATTGCCGAACAGATCCAAGCATTGCGCGCAGGAAAGGTGGATATTGGATTGCTGCGCCCGCCAATCTCGGATGACACACTCGATTCGCGTCCGGTTGGCACGCAGAAATTCATGGTCGCGTTGCCAAGTTCGCACCCACATGCCCAGGCCGGGCGCATTTCGCTTTGCGCACTGAAGGACGATCCGTTTGTGCTATTCGAGCGGCAACAAAGCTCGCTGTTCTACTCGCGGATTATTGCGATGTGCGAAGCGGCTGGTTTCGTGCCAAAGGTCAGCCAGCAGGCAACGCAGATCCATACCGTTGTTGGTCTTGTTGGCGCAGGAATGGGCGTGTCGATCGTGCCCGAGGTCGCGAAAAACCTGCAGCTTCCGACCGTCTCTTTCGCTCAGATCGAAGACAATCCTGCCGGTGTCGACGTGTGTTTGGCGTGGCGCAAGGACAATACCCTGCCGACCCTTTCTTCCTTCGCCGACATCGCCGCAACGGCTGCGCGCGAGTACCTTGGCGGATCATGA
- a CDS encoding GntR family transcriptional regulator produces MASHMTVGERVYTTLRSRLTSGHYDSGEQLKEVVVSEELGVSRTPVRAAFSKLISEGLLTPSPTRGAIVTEWRPEDALDIFEIRILLEGHGAALAAKNRSQEQLDVLKRSTDDMEEAFIRRRGDFLAELDTANRVFHDMLYEASGSGYLRKSGRNLLDFPMVTGFYIYEDKDILHSIQGHREIIKGIEASNAGWARAGLRCHLDAAMERFKKVPK; encoded by the coding sequence ATGGCTAGTCACATGACCGTTGGAGAGCGTGTCTACACTACTCTTCGCAGCCGCCTGACGTCCGGACATTATGACTCCGGGGAGCAACTAAAAGAGGTAGTCGTATCCGAAGAGCTCGGGGTCAGCCGGACCCCGGTCAGGGCGGCCTTCAGCAAGCTCATCTCTGAAGGACTGCTCACTCCCTCCCCCACTCGGGGCGCCATAGTCACGGAATGGCGCCCCGAGGACGCGCTCGACATATTCGAAATCCGAATTCTATTAGAGGGACACGGTGCGGCACTGGCGGCAAAAAACCGGTCCCAAGAGCAACTCGATGTGCTCAAGCGCAGCACAGATGACATGGAAGAGGCGTTCATCCGGCGCCGAGGGGATTTTCTTGCTGAACTCGACACGGCCAACCGAGTTTTCCACGACATGCTCTACGAAGCATCGGGCAGCGGCTACTTGAGAAAGAGTGGTCGAAACTTATTGGATTTTCCGATGGTCACAGGGTTCTACATCTATGAAGACAAAGACATTCTTCACAGTATCCAAGGGCACCGCGAGATCATCAAGGGAATAGAGGCTAGCAACGCAGGATGGGCGCGTGCCGGACTTCGGTGCCATTTGGACGCAGCGATGGAACGCTTCAAGAAGGTTCCGAAGTAA
- a CDS encoding RraA family protein, which yields MVEAFSKIPTAIISDNLSRLVAAGPTVRPMHREGSLAGTAVTVKTRPGDNLLIHKAADMVQPGDVIVVDAGGDLTNALIGELIISHARTRGCVGFVVNGAVRDMDVISADTFPVYGAGVNHRGPYKDGPGEVNVPISLDGMIIEPGDIIIGDMDGVLCVPKADAARVLKLARAQEEKERSIQKAIQLSAWDRTWVDETLKAKGCAGV from the coding sequence ATGGTCGAGGCATTTTCGAAAATTCCAACGGCAATCATCAGCGACAATCTAAGCCGCTTGGTTGCCGCAGGGCCTACCGTCCGTCCGATGCATCGCGAGGGATCGCTGGCCGGAACGGCAGTGACAGTGAAGACCCGCCCGGGCGACAATCTTTTGATTCACAAGGCAGCGGATATGGTCCAGCCCGGCGATGTGATCGTCGTGGATGCCGGTGGCGATCTCACCAACGCCCTGATCGGAGAACTCATCATTTCCCATGCCCGGACGCGGGGCTGCGTTGGTTTCGTGGTCAATGGCGCGGTTCGGGACATGGATGTCATCAGCGCGGACACGTTCCCGGTCTACGGCGCGGGTGTTAACCATCGTGGCCCCTACAAGGACGGCCCCGGAGAGGTGAATGTTCCGATATCGCTCGACGGCATGATTATCGAGCCCGGCGATATCATAATTGGCGACATGGATGGCGTTCTTTGCGTCCCCAAAGCCGATGCAGCACGCGTTCTTAAACTCGCCCGTGCGCAAGAGGAAAAGGAACGCAGCATTCAAAAGGCAATCCAGCTATCCGCTTGGGATCGCACTTGGGTCGACGAAACGCTCAAGGCGAAGGGGTGTGCAGGAGTCTGA
- a CDS encoding NAD(P)-dependent oxidoreductase: MIGFIGLGVMGAGMARNIAASGLKLAVTTSSPEKAETFRALGAEICSSPADLAARCRVIVTCVPDANALGNVIEGETGLAAQSWEGGLLIDCSTIAPFEAQDMAQRLATVGGRFVDAPVSGGAKGADSGTLTIMCGGSEDDVADADPVLQAMGKNIHHVGPLGAGQALKACNQLMVAVNMMGAFEAVALARAAGVDPKVMREVLSTGAARSGVLEAHALRYIEGQLDGGFRSELMRKDLGIANAVGAHFNISQPATDLAHQLMIATCNSGFAKRDSAALGLLYDRLNGRNEDTSQ, encoded by the coding sequence ATGATAGGATTTATTGGTCTGGGCGTGATGGGGGCCGGAATGGCGCGCAACATCGCCGCATCCGGTCTGAAACTGGCGGTCACCACGTCGTCGCCCGAGAAGGCAGAAACATTCCGGGCTTTGGGCGCAGAGATCTGTTCGAGTCCCGCAGACCTGGCCGCGCGGTGCCGCGTTATCGTCACATGCGTGCCCGACGCCAATGCGCTTGGCAATGTGATCGAGGGAGAGACCGGTTTGGCAGCGCAGTCGTGGGAAGGCGGGCTGCTGATCGATTGTTCGACGATTGCCCCCTTTGAAGCGCAGGACATGGCCCAAAGGCTGGCCACCGTCGGCGGACGATTTGTCGATGCGCCGGTCAGCGGTGGCGCGAAAGGCGCGGACAGCGGCACCCTGACCATCATGTGCGGGGGATCAGAGGACGACGTGGCCGACGCCGACCCAGTGTTGCAGGCCATGGGCAAGAACATCCACCATGTCGGGCCGCTTGGGGCAGGGCAGGCGCTAAAGGCCTGCAACCAACTGATGGTCGCGGTGAACATGATGGGGGCCTTTGAGGCCGTGGCCCTGGCCCGCGCCGCCGGAGTCGACCCCAAAGTGATGCGCGAAGTCCTGTCCACGGGCGCGGCCCGCAGCGGAGTTCTGGAGGCGCACGCACTGCGCTATATCGAAGGCCAGCTTGACGGCGGTTTTCGTTCCGAACTCATGCGCAAAGATCTTGGTATCGCCAATGCCGTGGGCGCCCATTTCAATATCAGCCAACCCGCCACGGATCTCGCACATCAACTGATGATCGCGACCTGTAACTCCGGGTTTGCAAAACGCGACAGTGCCGCACTTGGCCTGCTTTATGACCGCCTGAACGGCCGCAACGAGGACACCAGCCAATGA
- a CDS encoding D-2-hydroxyacid dehydrogenase yields MTQAPVRIVFLDRATLSPETKLRQPAFAAQIVEHQQTDPDQVAARIADADVVITNKVPINAEALAAAPKLKLIAVAATGYDRIDLAACREQGVTVSNIQGYAGNTVPEHTFALLLALQRSIVPYRQSVIDGRWAEANQFCYFDYPIADLSGKVLGIVGDGALGKAVGKIAEAFGMRVLFSGYKGVEGMGPLYTPFEEVMRCSDIITLHCPLMPSTRNLISDTEFDMMERRPLLLNTARGGLVDEEALERALEGGRISGAGFDVVTTEPPGADHVMRRIAKRSNVILTPHVAWASQEAIQTLADQLIDNIEAFLNDAPQNVVS; encoded by the coding sequence ATGACGCAAGCACCTGTCCGCATCGTATTCCTAGATCGGGCGACCCTGTCGCCCGAGACAAAGTTGAGACAGCCAGCCTTTGCCGCACAGATCGTAGAGCATCAGCAAACGGATCCCGATCAGGTCGCCGCACGGATCGCTGACGCAGATGTGGTGATTACCAACAAGGTGCCAATCAACGCCGAGGCGCTGGCCGCCGCGCCAAAGCTAAAGCTGATTGCCGTCGCCGCCACCGGCTACGATCGCATCGATCTGGCAGCCTGCCGGGAGCAGGGTGTCACCGTCAGCAACATCCAAGGATATGCCGGGAACACCGTGCCCGAACATACCTTTGCACTGCTTCTGGCCCTGCAACGCAGTATCGTGCCCTATCGCCAGTCGGTTATCGACGGACGCTGGGCAGAGGCGAACCAGTTCTGCTACTTCGATTATCCAATTGCTGATTTGTCTGGAAAGGTTTTGGGCATCGTCGGGGACGGCGCCTTGGGCAAGGCAGTTGGTAAAATCGCCGAAGCCTTTGGTATGCGGGTCCTGTTTTCCGGCTACAAAGGCGTAGAGGGGATGGGCCCCCTTTACACGCCCTTCGAGGAAGTCATGCGGTGCAGTGACATCATCACCTTGCATTGCCCACTGATGCCGTCGACGCGCAACCTGATCTCCGACACCGAATTCGATATGATGGAGCGTCGCCCCTTGCTGTTGAATACTGCGCGGGGCGGTCTTGTGGATGAGGAGGCACTGGAGCGCGCGCTTGAAGGCGGGCGGATCTCTGGGGCCGGGTTCGACGTGGTCACAACAGAGCCGCCGGGCGCAGACCATGTCATGCGGCGCATCGCTAAACGCAGCAACGTGATCCTAACGCCACATGTCGCGTGGGCCAGCCAAGAGGCTATCCAGACTCTTGCAGATCAGCTTATCGATAATATCGAGGCCTTTTTGAACGATGCGCCGCAGAATGTTGTTTCGTAG
- a CDS encoding tripartite tricarboxylate transporter substrate binding protein: MNIFKGLIIAVGLAAAAPVAAQEWTPEKPIRIVVGFAPGGGTDQTARLIASAAQELFPVPLVVENRPGASGTLAAEMVAKAAPDGYTLLVAGGSESTSVPHHRKTQYSLDDFRGVVRVNREHMVIVSKAGSGLDSIDAVVERAKQEPGALAYGSSGPAGILHSAFLVFGKEAGIDMVHVPYQGGSPALAALLGGHVDLTIITPGDARAQQEAGTIHVLATTSDRADQIPDVSSLSELGYDVNLENMKGLVAPAGTPDEAVAYLQERFAEAMKSDAFTTVAARSNITPSFLTGADFEQAMRSMSDAVADALDSNAPATE, from the coding sequence ATGAATATCTTCAAAGGACTTATCATTGCCGTTGGTCTGGCAGCCGCTGCGCCAGTCGCCGCACAGGAATGGACACCGGAAAAGCCGATCCGGATCGTTGTCGGCTTTGCGCCCGGTGGTGGAACGGACCAGACCGCGCGTCTGATCGCATCAGCTGCACAAGAACTGTTCCCCGTTCCGCTGGTGGTTGAAAACCGCCCCGGAGCCTCGGGCACTCTCGCAGCCGAAATGGTCGCCAAGGCTGCGCCCGACGGCTATACGTTGTTGGTTGCCGGCGGCAGCGAAAGCACCTCGGTCCCCCATCACCGCAAAACTCAGTACAGCCTCGATGATTTCCGTGGCGTTGTCCGTGTCAACCGCGAGCACATGGTTATCGTGAGCAAGGCAGGCAGTGGTCTGGACAGCATCGACGCGGTTGTAGAACGCGCCAAACAAGAGCCCGGCGCCCTGGCCTATGGGTCGTCTGGTCCTGCGGGCATTCTGCACTCTGCATTCCTTGTGTTTGGCAAAGAGGCGGGGATCGACATGGTTCACGTTCCCTACCAGGGCGGATCGCCGGCGCTTGCTGCCCTGTTGGGTGGGCATGTGGATCTGACGATCATCACGCCCGGCGATGCACGCGCCCAACAGGAGGCCGGCACGATCCACGTGCTTGCCACGACATCTGATCGCGCAGACCAGATTCCCGACGTGTCCTCGTTGAGCGAGCTTGGCTACGACGTCAATCTGGAGAACATGAAGGGTCTCGTCGCGCCCGCCGGTACCCCGGACGAGGCGGTTGCCTATCTGCAAGAACGGTTCGCCGAGGCGATGAAATCGGATGCCTTTACGACGGTGGCTGCGCGCAGCAACATCACGCCTAGCTTCCTGACCGGCGCAGATTTTGAACAGGCGATGCGGTCCATGTCAGACGCGGTGGCCGATGCTCTGGACTCCAACGCTCCTGCGACCGAGTAA
- a CDS encoding tripartite tricarboxylate transporter permease, with product MDPLFQALYGLAEPVTFLTLLLSVVIGLIIGAIPGLSVNIAVALAVPLTIFMPTDQAMVMLIGLYGAGIFGGSVSAILLNAPGTPASAATIFDGFPMAQQGLATKALRLSLISSVFGAVFSIGLLILLAPQLASFALGFGPVEIASLLFFTFLVIGILSGNSLVKGLFSAALGMVLATVGSDPMLGIPRFTFGSTALMDGLTYVPLLVGLFAVAEIIEEATRRFSQSVRKVDLSGEDRAANRISFGEVFRNILPMTRASAIGSAIGILPGIGATIASFLAYADAKRAAGSKGNFGKGDPRGVVASESANNAVVGATFIPTLALGIPGDAVTAILLGALVLQGVSPGPLIFVNSPEIVYTIYFALLGSTLLMGLIGYPAMRMLSLTLRIPKIYLMPCVALVCVAGSYVARNNILDVYVMLGAGILGFIFNRTKVPVAPLLISFIITPSFEEALRQALTRSRGSFEPFMTNPVTLTLVAIVIGLVGLTLWRQKKLRSKKAQMERMGV from the coding sequence ATGGATCCGCTTTTCCAAGCTCTCTATGGGCTCGCTGAGCCAGTGACCTTTCTGACTCTGCTGCTGTCAGTGGTTATCGGACTAATTATCGGGGCAATCCCGGGTCTGTCGGTCAATATCGCGGTCGCCCTGGCGGTGCCCCTGACCATCTTCATGCCAACCGATCAGGCGATGGTGATGCTGATCGGCCTGTATGGCGCCGGTATCTTCGGAGGATCGGTGTCTGCGATCCTCTTGAACGCCCCCGGCACACCGGCCTCTGCCGCCACAATATTTGACGGCTTCCCGATGGCACAGCAGGGGCTGGCGACCAAGGCTCTGCGCCTGTCGCTGATCAGTTCGGTTTTCGGGGCTGTGTTCTCGATCGGCCTTTTGATCCTGCTTGCGCCGCAACTGGCCAGTTTTGCGCTCGGGTTCGGCCCGGTCGAGATCGCCTCTTTGCTGTTCTTCACCTTTCTCGTGATCGGAATTTTGTCGGGAAATTCGTTGGTCAAAGGATTGTTCTCGGCGGCGTTGGGGATGGTGCTGGCAACAGTCGGCAGCGATCCTATGCTGGGCATTCCCCGCTTTACCTTCGGCTCGACCGCGCTGATGGACGGACTGACCTATGTGCCACTTCTTGTTGGGCTTTTCGCCGTCGCCGAAATCATTGAAGAGGCCACCCGGCGCTTCTCTCAATCCGTACGCAAGGTGGATTTGTCCGGCGAAGATCGCGCCGCCAACCGGATCTCGTTCGGTGAGGTTTTCCGTAATATCCTGCCAATGACACGGGCATCTGCCATCGGATCGGCGATCGGCATCCTGCCCGGTATTGGCGCCACCATCGCCTCGTTTCTGGCCTATGCCGACGCCAAGCGGGCCGCAGGCAGCAAAGGCAACTTTGGCAAGGGTGATCCACGGGGGGTCGTTGCATCCGAAAGCGCTAACAACGCAGTCGTCGGAGCGACATTTATCCCGACCTTGGCGCTTGGCATTCCGGGTGACGCCGTCACAGCCATCCTGTTGGGTGCGCTTGTCCTGCAAGGGGTCAGCCCCGGACCATTGATCTTCGTCAACTCGCCTGAGATCGTCTACACGATCTACTTTGCCCTGCTTGGATCGACGCTGTTGATGGGTTTGATTGGCTACCCGGCCATGCGTATGCTGTCCCTGACCCTGCGGATCCCCAAAATCTACCTTATGCCCTGTGTGGCGTTGGTTTGCGTGGCGGGCAGCTATGTGGCCCGGAACAATATCCTGGACGTCTACGTCATGCTGGGCGCGGGCATCTTGGGGTTCATCTTCAACCGCACGAAAGTACCTGTCGCACCTTTGCTGATTTCCTTCATCATTACGCCTTCTTTCGAAGAGGCGTTGCGACAGGCGCTGACGCGCAGCCGCGGCTCGTTCGAACCGTTCATGACCAATCCGGTCACACTTACCTTGGTGGCGATCGTCATCGGACTCGTCGGTTTGACGTTATGGCGGCAGAAAAAGCTGCGGTCGAAAAAAGCACAAATGGAAAGAATGGGGGTTTGA
- a CDS encoding ABC transporter substrate-binding protein, protein MKYTQTLIAAALATAVSGAAFAQDDVKVIGVSIPAATHGWAGGMNFHAKETVERLEEVYPGLDFVLATASDPGKQVNDIEDMVATRNIAALVVLPFESDPLTPPVQAVAESGAWVTVVDRGLSVEGIEDLYVAGDNSGFGKVSGEYMVSAMPDGGDIVVFRGIPTTIDNERVDAFTAAIEGSGINVLDMEHGNWNRDDSFTVMQDFLSKYPNIDAVWASDDDMAIGVLAAIEAAGRDDVQFVLGGAGMKEMIKRTADGDTMIPANVTYPPSMIATAIELTAVGLTSNAPVSGTFVIGSVLVTQENAMDFYYPDSPF, encoded by the coding sequence ATGAAATACACACAGACACTTATCGCCGCTGCACTGGCGACCGCTGTCAGCGGTGCTGCATTCGCACAGGACGACGTCAAAGTTATTGGCGTGTCCATTCCGGCCGCCACACACGGCTGGGCCGGCGGTATGAACTTCCACGCCAAGGAAACCGTCGAGCGCCTGGAGGAAGTGTATCCCGGTCTGGATTTCGTCCTTGCTACGGCGTCCGACCCCGGCAAGCAGGTCAATGACATCGAAGACATGGTCGCCACGCGCAACATCGCCGCGCTGGTGGTGCTGCCGTTTGAGTCTGATCCCCTGACGCCCCCTGTGCAGGCTGTTGCCGAAAGCGGCGCATGGGTCACAGTTGTTGACCGTGGTCTGTCCGTCGAAGGCATCGAGGACCTCTATGTCGCCGGCGACAACAGCGGCTTTGGCAAGGTGTCCGGTGAATACATGGTTTCCGCGATGCCCGATGGGGGTGACATCGTCGTCTTCCGCGGCATCCCGACGACCATCGACAACGAACGTGTGGATGCATTCACCGCGGCTATCGAAGGGTCCGGCATCAACGTACTGGACATGGAGCACGGCAATTGGAACCGTGACGACAGCTTTACCGTGATGCAGGATTTCCTGTCGAAGTATCCCAACATCGATGCTGTATGGGCCTCTGATGACGACATGGCGATCGGCGTTCTGGCGGCGATTGAGGCCGCTGGCCGTGACGATGTTCAGTTCGTTCTGGGCGGTGCCGGCATGAAGGAAATGATCAAGCGGACCGCCGACGGTGATACGATGATCCCGGCCAACGTGACTTATCCGCCGTCCATGATCGCAACCGCAATTGAACTGACGGCTGTGGGCCTGACCTCCAACGCTCCGGTTTCTGGTACTTTTGTGATCGGTTCTGTGCTGGTCACGCAAGAGAACGCGATGGATTTCTACTATCCTGACAGCCCGTTCTAA
- a CDS encoding ABC transporter permease has product MTVTTTPQTAWLRIPSMSVLGPIIALLVLLGIGAMLNSNFLSAANITNVLARSAFIGIIAVGMTFVITAGGLDLSVGSMAAFIAGLMILVMNAALPSMGIGIPIILLGMLTAIVAGLLAGLLNGFLITTLGIEAFIVTLGSMGIYRSLVTWLADGGTLSLDFGLRTFYRPVYFDGILGISWPIIVFALVVIVGEIIMSRSVYGRHCAATGSNEHVAHYSNVNVKRTRLISYAALGILVGIATIMYVPRLGSASASTGVLWELEAIAAVIIGGTVLKGGFGRVWGTVIGVLILSLIGNILNLTDFVSPYLNGAIQGVIIILAVILQRERKAVS; this is encoded by the coding sequence ATGACCGTCACAACTACACCTCAAACGGCTTGGCTGCGCATCCCTTCGATGTCCGTGCTTGGCCCGATCATTGCACTATTGGTCCTGCTGGGCATCGGCGCGATGTTGAACTCCAACTTTTTGAGCGCGGCCAACATCACCAATGTTTTGGCGCGGTCTGCGTTTATCGGAATTATCGCGGTGGGCATGACCTTTGTTATCACCGCAGGTGGCTTGGATTTGTCGGTGGGGTCGATGGCGGCCTTCATTGCCGGACTGATGATCCTTGTGATGAATGCGGCGCTGCCCAGTATGGGAATCGGCATTCCGATCATCTTGCTTGGCATGTTGACGGCCATTGTCGCGGGCCTCTTGGCGGGGTTGCTGAATGGGTTCCTGATCACCACGCTGGGAATCGAAGCGTTCATCGTTACGCTTGGATCGATGGGCATCTATCGGTCGCTGGTCACATGGTTGGCCGATGGGGGTACACTGTCGTTGGATTTCGGGCTGCGAACCTTTTACCGACCGGTCTATTTCGACGGCATATTGGGCATCAGCTGGCCGATCATCGTCTTCGCCCTGGTCGTGATCGTGGGTGAGATCATCATGTCCCGCAGCGTCTATGGTCGCCATTGTGCCGCGACCGGTTCGAACGAACATGTGGCCCATTATTCCAACGTGAACGTCAAACGCACGCGCCTGATTTCCTATGCGGCCTTGGGAATTCTGGTGGGGATTGCGACAATCATGTATGTGCCGCGCCTTGGGTCGGCCTCTGCGTCCACTGGTGTCCTTTGGGAATTGGAGGCCATTGCAGCGGTGATCATCGGCGGCACCGTTTTGAAAGGCGGGTTTGGCCGGGTCTGGGGCACTGTCATCGGTGTCCTGATCTTGAGCTTGATCGGCAACATCCTCAATCTGACCGACTTCGTTTCACCCTATCTGAACGGCGCGATCCAAGGGGTCATCATCATTCTCGCTGTGATCCTGCAGCGCGAACGTAAGGCTGTAAGTTAA
- a CDS encoding tripartite tricarboxylate transporter TctB family protein: MTANRMLALVFVAASIVFLTVMVPDLNQQQASMGGGFYSVGPSALPTFAGAMVLLFGVVMLFTDRPVPEEAGTFSAGIGLGLLQIGLFGAYALGLSLIGFLPASILFLAAVFLMYRAENWILAITLTLGIPILVDALLRKVFLVPLPGASFF, encoded by the coding sequence ATGACCGCGAACCGAATGCTCGCACTGGTCTTTGTGGCTGCGTCCATCGTCTTTCTTACCGTGATGGTGCCGGACCTTAACCAGCAGCAGGCCAGTATGGGTGGCGGTTTTTATTCGGTAGGGCCATCGGCCCTACCGACCTTCGCCGGGGCCATGGTGCTGTTGTTCGGGGTGGTGATGCTGTTCACTGATCGCCCCGTACCGGAAGAGGCTGGCACGTTCAGCGCCGGGATTGGTCTGGGGCTCCTTCAGATCGGCCTGTTCGGCGCCTACGCTCTCGGCCTGTCACTGATCGGGTTCCTGCCGGCCTCCATCTTGTTTCTGGCCGCTGTTTTCCTGATGTATCGCGCCGAAAACTGGATCTTGGCAATCACCCTGACGCTCGGCATTCCAATCCTCGTCGATGCCCTGCTGCGCAAGGTTTTTCTGGTTCCGCTCCCTGGCGCCTCATTCTTCTGA
- a CDS encoding Ldh family oxidoreductase, with protein sequence MTETLDLETIREFSNAVFQAAGLTVQDAETVTDVLIHADLRGHGSHGLTRIPIYAERIKAGVVKARPDIKFDRPSPGVLVVDGDNGPGPVVSLRALEAALDVARENGVCVATVGHSNHNGAGSFYVEKAVAAGCIAIAMTNAPPSMTVFGGRQAVLGTNPITFGTPITGDTPVLLDMATSVVARGKIVEAAKRGEAIPEGWALDADGKPTTSGVAAEQGVVLPLSGPKGSALAIMVEVLCGVLSGGRFAGSLGNLYSDFVTPQDVGHFMLLIDVSRTHVSDTHGDRVRELVTALKDCALADGFDAILMPGELEKGREDRTRQAGIALPSNVIADLDAIATGLGCAPLSGLIKEVVQ encoded by the coding sequence ATGACGGAAACGCTCGATCTGGAAACGATCCGGGAATTCTCCAACGCCGTTTTCCAAGCCGCAGGGCTGACCGTACAGGATGCGGAGACCGTGACGGATGTCCTAATCCATGCGGACTTGCGCGGACACGGCTCTCATGGCCTGACACGCATCCCGATCTACGCCGAACGGATCAAGGCCGGTGTCGTCAAAGCGCGCCCCGACATCAAGTTCGACCGGCCATCGCCCGGCGTTCTGGTCGTTGATGGCGACAACGGGCCGGGGCCTGTGGTCAGCCTCCGTGCTCTGGAGGCCGCGCTGGATGTTGCGCGGGAAAACGGGGTTTGCGTTGCGACCGTCGGCCATTCGAACCATAACGGTGCGGGGTCGTTTTACGTTGAAAAGGCCGTTGCGGCGGGCTGTATCGCCATCGCGATGACCAATGCGCCGCCTTCGATGACGGTGTTCGGCGGTCGGCAAGCGGTGCTTGGCACAAACCCGATCACCTTTGGCACGCCAATCACCGGGGATACCCCGGTCCTTTTGGACATGGCGACCTCGGTCGTCGCGCGCGGCAAGATCGTCGAAGCGGCCAAACGCGGAGAGGCGATCCCCGAAGGATGGGCGTTGGACGCTGACGGCAAACCCACCACGAGCGGCGTAGCAGCAGAACAAGGCGTCGTGCTGCCGCTGTCCGGCCCAAAGGGGTCGGCGCTGGCTATCATGGTAGAGGTGCTGTGCGGGGTTCTGTCTGGCGGACGGTTTGCAGGCTCGCTGGGCAATCTATATAGCGACTTCGTAACGCCGCAGGACGTTGGACATTTCATGTTGCTCATCGATGTGTCGCGGACCCATGTGTCAGATACACATGGCGACAGGGTGCGTGAACTGGTGACGGCCCTTAAGGACTGCGCCCTCGCAGATGGTTTCGACGCCATCCTCATGCCGGGTGAGTTGGAAAAAGGTCGCGAAGACCGAACACGTCAGGCAGGTATTGCGCTGCCCAGCAACGTGATCGCCGATCTAGACGCTATTGCCACCGGGCTCGGCTGCGCGCCGCTCTCCGGTCTGATCAAAGAGGTTGTTCAATGA